The proteins below come from a single Holdemania massiliensis genomic window:
- the rpsG gene encoding 30S ribosomal protein S7, with translation MPRKGYIAKRDVLVDPIYNSKLVTRLINKLMLDGKKNVAQDILYNAFDIVEAKTGRQPMEVFEQALSNIMPLLELKVRRVGGANYQVPIEVSSERRLTLGLRWLVNYSRLRHEKTMEQRLAAEIMDAANGTGASVKKKEDTHKMAEANKAFAHYRW, from the coding sequence ATGTATTGGTTGATCCAATTTACAATTCGAAACTGGTCACTCGCCTGATCAACAAGCTGATGCTGGACGGCAAGAAAAATGTCGCTCAGGATATCCTGTATAACGCTTTCGATATCGTCGAAGCGAAGACAGGCCGTCAGCCGATGGAAGTTTTTGAACAGGCTCTGTCCAACATCATGCCGCTGCTGGAACTGAAAGTTCGCCGTGTCGGCGGTGCCAACTACCAGGTACCAATCGAAGTTTCTTCTGAAAGAAGACTGACGCTGGGTCTGCGCTGGCTGGTTAACTACAGCCGTCTGCGCCATGAAAAGACCATGGAACAGCGCCTGGCTGCGGAAATTATGGATGCGGCCAACGGCACCGGGGCTTCCGTCAAGAAGAAGGAAGATACCCACAAGATGGCCGAAGCCAACAAGGCCTTCGCTCATTACCGCTGGTAA